One segment of Pseudarthrobacter defluvii DNA contains the following:
- a CDS encoding CHAP domain-containing protein encodes MQSRTSAPALVAGAVLVPAGLVLSIILFGGGSQAVADVCSPTGFSVSVDASQLPKVAVAGYEGEQLKNAALVINAGKALGLSARGQTIGVMTAMGESGLRVLDYGDGPGPDSRGLFQQRDNGAWGTYLERMDPTTSAMSFFTALQKISGWEQLEPTTAAHRVQRNADPFHYQSYWAAAVEVVAVLGDAKITDAGGESSCGIPGQSGKDDDLPWRTAKIYEPSPLGMYNRECVDFALWRVNQQLGSTTAPYKVLNGTFRPDGAVLGSALTWKDGWDAKGWPTGGTPRVGAVVWYSPGTGGADGTYGHVAVVKAVNRDGSFVEEGYNGNPAPNDHTYYTRTVENSTPSAFLYLPGSDSLEEP; translated from the coding sequence ATGCAATCACGAACGAGCGCGCCTGCGCTGGTCGCCGGCGCCGTCCTTGTACCCGCCGGCTTGGTGCTGTCCATCATCCTGTTCGGTGGGGGCTCTCAGGCCGTGGCCGACGTCTGCTCACCGACCGGGTTCAGCGTCAGCGTTGACGCAAGCCAGCTGCCCAAGGTCGCTGTCGCCGGTTACGAGGGCGAGCAGCTGAAGAACGCCGCCCTGGTCATCAACGCAGGAAAAGCCCTTGGCCTGTCGGCCCGGGGGCAGACGATCGGTGTCATGACGGCCATGGGCGAATCTGGGCTACGTGTCCTGGACTACGGCGATGGTCCGGGCCCTGACTCCCGGGGACTGTTCCAGCAGCGCGACAACGGTGCGTGGGGAACCTACCTGGAACGTATGGACCCTACGACTTCAGCCATGAGCTTCTTTACCGCCCTGCAGAAGATCAGCGGGTGGGAACAGCTCGAACCCACCACGGCCGCGCACCGGGTCCAGCGCAACGCCGACCCGTTCCACTACCAGTCCTACTGGGCGGCGGCCGTCGAGGTCGTCGCCGTCCTGGGCGACGCAAAGATCACCGATGCCGGCGGGGAAAGCTCCTGCGGCATCCCTGGGCAATCCGGCAAGGACGATGACCTGCCGTGGCGCACGGCCAAGATCTACGAGCCCTCCCCGCTGGGCATGTACAACCGCGAATGCGTCGACTTCGCCCTCTGGCGCGTCAACCAGCAACTCGGCAGCACCACGGCCCCCTACAAGGTCCTGAACGGCACCTTCCGGCCTGACGGTGCGGTGCTCGGCTCTGCCCTTACCTGGAAAGACGGCTGGGATGCCAAGGGCTGGCCCACCGGTGGAACACCCCGTGTCGGCGCTGTCGTTTGGTACTCCCCCGGCACCGGGGGCGCCGACGGCACCTACGGCCACGTCGCCGTCGTCAAAGCCGTCAATCGTGACGGCAGCTTCGTGGAAGAGGGCTACAACGGCAACCCTGCCCCGAATGACCACACCTATTACACCCGCACCGTAGAGAACAGCACTCCCAGCGCCTTTCTCTACCTGCCCGGCAGCGACTCACTGGAGGAACCATGA
- a CDS encoding helix-turn-helix domain-containing protein — protein MRWDGLSVDPKYLEALFAKYPERLTPQDLEEIFGLSRNTVYRWLQTGVIPAYQVEKTWLIARDQVKDWVWENRNTLRKGQTPEVNDEDQP, from the coding sequence ATGCGGTGGGACGGACTGAGCGTGGACCCCAAGTACCTGGAAGCACTCTTCGCCAAGTACCCGGAGCGTCTTACGCCCCAGGACCTCGAGGAGATCTTCGGGTTGTCTCGAAACACCGTCTACCGCTGGCTCCAAACCGGAGTGATTCCTGCTTACCAAGTCGAGAAGACATGGTTGATCGCCAGAGATCAAGTCAAGGACTGGGTCTGGGAGAACCGGAACACGCTCAGGAAGGGCCAGACACCAGAAGTGAACGACGAGGACCAGCCCTAG
- a CDS encoding DUF6668 family protein: MPVSKNRWVTLGAETIDEPVLAFPEEPPFIPTGATRPQLSVPQPDHADRLPRRNAAGKEPDFWWLGVHGGAGETSLARLDKSTKAAEHHWPLTAAGSVIVLVARSNIPGLRAARLAATEWASGSLPGIHVAGLMVMADAPGRLPKEIRDFARVVGGGVPHLWHFPWVDGWRYGHDVATEELPKEARTVLEQIRLAVAATAGLPAK, translated from the coding sequence ATGCCGGTCTCAAAGAACCGCTGGGTGACGCTCGGCGCAGAAACTATCGACGAACCCGTTCTTGCCTTCCCGGAAGAGCCGCCTTTCATCCCAACGGGGGCGACGAGGCCGCAACTGAGCGTTCCGCAACCGGACCACGCGGACCGGCTTCCCCGAAGGAACGCTGCGGGGAAGGAACCGGATTTTTGGTGGCTTGGCGTCCACGGCGGCGCGGGCGAAACGTCCCTTGCACGCCTGGACAAGAGCACCAAAGCCGCCGAGCATCACTGGCCCTTGACGGCAGCCGGATCCGTGATCGTCCTCGTTGCACGGTCCAATATCCCAGGCCTTCGCGCAGCACGGCTGGCGGCAACGGAATGGGCTTCGGGCTCACTTCCCGGGATCCACGTCGCCGGCCTCATGGTCATGGCTGACGCTCCCGGACGGCTCCCCAAAGAGATCCGCGACTTCGCCCGCGTCGTCGGTGGGGGAGTGCCCCACCTGTGGCATTTCCCGTGGGTCGACGGATGGCGTTACGGCCATGACGTCGCCACCGAGGAACTTCCCAAAGAAGCCCGCACCGTCCTCGAGCAGATACGCCTCGCCGTCGCTGCCACTGCCGGTCTCCCGGCCAAGTAG